A segment of the Anaerohalosphaeraceae bacterium genome:
TATCATATGAGCCGTCCAGGTGCGGGTCGTACAGCATTCCTTTCCAGCCGAGCGTGGTGCGCGGTTTTTCAAAATAGGTTCGCATAATCAGCAGCAGTTTGTCGGCTACCTCATCCTGAAGCCGGCGCAGCCGGCGGGCATACTCCAGAGAGGCCTCCACATCGTGCAGACTGCACGGCCCCGTAATGACAATCCGCCGACGGTCCCGTCCGGTCAAAATCGCCTCGACAGCCCTGCGGGACACCGCCACCACATGCGCCTGGGATTCCGTCTGAGGGATTTCCTCTTTGAGCTGACCGGGTGTAATCAGCGGCTTAAAACAGCGTATATTAAGATTATCTGTATGTTCCATAGGTCCTATCGTTTCTTCAGAAGGAAACAATTATAGCACAAATCCGTCCAAAGAGCAAGAGCCCGGCTCCGGCGGCTTTTCATCAGCATTTTTCTGGATAAACCGGAAAAACCGACTATAATAGACCGGTGAAAGCAGGAATTGTCTCAGGAAGGACGTGTGTATGGTCTCTCGAAAGAGTGAGAAAAAGAAGGTTTCCCAAATCTGCATTGTCACTGTCACCGGCAAAGACAAAGTCGGCATCATCGCCCGGATTGCCAATACGATGGCCAAAGCCAATATCAATATCATCGATGTCAGCCAGCGGATTATGGAAGACTACTTTGTAATGACGATGGCCATCGACATCACGGAGGCGACCATTGAACTGGAAAAACTCCAGGCCCAGCTGAACAAAATTGCCCGCCAGATGGACCTGACCATCACCCTCCAGCACGAAAACATCTTCAAAATGATGCATCGCGTCTGACCCCGCCCGACGTCGGCCCTCCTGTGAACTCTTTGGACCGATTTGCCGATAGGCACCCAAGCAGAACGAGCAGGAACGGGGTGTCGGATGGGCACAGTGTATCTGCAGGAACAGGGGGCCAAAGTCTCCAGACAGGGGCGTCGGCTGCTGGTTTCCAAAGAGGACCAGCCGCTGCTGTCGATTCCGGTCCACCGCCTTCAGCGGCTGGTGATTATCGGACGAATCCAGCTGACGGCTTCGGCGCTGGC
Coding sequences within it:
- a CDS encoding ACT domain-containing protein; this translates as MVSRKSEKKKVSQICIVTVTGKDKVGIIARIANTMAKANINIIDVSQRIMEDYFVMTMAIDITEATIELEKLQAQLNKIARQMDLTITLQHENIFKMMHRV